From a single Pyxicephalus adspersus chromosome 11, UCB_Pads_2.0, whole genome shotgun sequence genomic region:
- the LOC140340940 gene encoding uncharacterized protein isoform X1 — protein sequence MKLAFALFCLLSVFITKGYALTCISCSSSTKDLCTGPSVTCSANEVCTTIYTVTSIEVYKITTYALVRGCGQSTECNQPKTLSNQFMTVNINTGCCTTDNCSTTEPPVSTSGKPQNGLVCPSCFDLSAATCVPSTEIQCTGNETRCTTYSMSTTTVPPKPVLGMAGCATENLCVNSDAVTSTSTTGEIRINITCSKATVSPATSTVTPKSTNSPVKTSTKLVILSSTSEKAITKPTLLTSAPHGTTKSFGTEANTKTSVTSDSHFTTDIANPTPTNLTSANYTTHITFTPSAVHTSTRVATTVCVCNACATHYSVLSLSLTVIVTFRKMLY from the exons GATATGCTCTCACTTGTATTAGCTGCAGTAGTTCAACGAAGGATCTGTGTACGGGACCCTCAGTCACATGCAGTGCCAACGAAGTTTGCACAACTATCTACACTGTTACCTCAA ttGAGGTTTATAAAATCACTACCTACGCATTGGTGAGGGGGTGTGGACAATCGACTGAGTGTAACCAGCCAAAGACTTTGAGTAACCAGTTCATGACCGTCAACATCAACACCGGCTGCTGCACAACAGATAACTGTTCTACTACTGAACCTCCAG TGTCAACTAGTGGTAAACCACAAAACGGTCTGGTGTGTCCCTCATGCTTTGACCTATCAGCTGCAACTTGTGTGCCAAGCACAGAAATTCAGTGCACAGGGAATGAGACCCGATGTACCACATACTCGATGAGTACAACTACAG TGCCTCCGAAACCCGTGTTGGGCATGGCAGGATGCGCCACCGAAAACCTCTGTGTAAACTCTGATGCCGTCACATCAACCAGCACCACTGGGGAAATTAGAATAAATATCACATGCAGCAAAGCCACTGTCAGTCCTGCTACCAGTACCGTTACTCCCAAAAGTACCAATAGTCCAGTAAAAACCAGTACCAAACTTGTCATATTAAGCAGCACTAGTGAAAAGGCAATAACTAAGCCAACATTGCTGACAAGTGCTCCTCATGGGACCACTAAAAGCTTTGGCACTGAAGCTAACACGAAAACAAGTGTTACATCTGATAGTCATTTCACCACAGACATTGCCAATCCAACACCAACCAACCTAACTTCAGCCAATTATACGACCCATATTACTTTCACGCCATCTGCCGTTCATACCTCCACTCGTGTTGCCACCACAGTTTGTGTTTGTAATGCATGTGCAACACACTATTCGGTCCTTTCTCTCAGCTTAACTGTTATTGTGACTTTTAGAAAAATGCTATATTGA
- the LOC140340940 gene encoding phospholipase A2 inhibitor NAI-like isoform X2: MKLAFALFCLLSVFITKGYALTCISCSSSTKDLCTGPSVTCSANEVCTTIYTVTSIEVYKITTYALVRGCGQSTECNQPKTLSNQFMTVNINTGCCTTDNCSTTEPPVSTSGKPQNGLVCPSCFDLSAATCVPSTEIQCTGNETRCTTYSMSTTTVPPKPVLGMAGCATENLCVNSDAVTSTSTTGEIRINITCSKATKKKGSR; this comes from the exons GATATGCTCTCACTTGTATTAGCTGCAGTAGTTCAACGAAGGATCTGTGTACGGGACCCTCAGTCACATGCAGTGCCAACGAAGTTTGCACAACTATCTACACTGTTACCTCAA ttGAGGTTTATAAAATCACTACCTACGCATTGGTGAGGGGGTGTGGACAATCGACTGAGTGTAACCAGCCAAAGACTTTGAGTAACCAGTTCATGACCGTCAACATCAACACCGGCTGCTGCACAACAGATAACTGTTCTACTACTGAACCTCCAG TGTCAACTAGTGGTAAACCACAAAACGGTCTGGTGTGTCCCTCATGCTTTGACCTATCAGCTGCAACTTGTGTGCCAAGCACAGAAATTCAGTGCACAGGGAATGAGACCCGATGTACCACATACTCGATGAGTACAACTACAG TGCCTCCGAAACCCGTGTTGGGCATGGCAGGATGCGCCACCGAAAACCTCTGTGTAAACTCTGATGCCGTCACATCAACCAGCACCACTGGGGAAATTAGAATAAATATCACATGCAGCAAAGCCACT aaaaagaaaggcaGTCGCTGA